The Spirochaetota bacterium genome includes a window with the following:
- a CDS encoding Lrp/AsnC family transcriptional regulator: protein MRPYKTDETGEAILEILAKDAKTTPEDIARQLDTTPAKVRKYIAQFEKDKIILRYKAHVNWMRVRNLDVRALIEVKVIPERGVGFDAVAEAIYKFPEVSAVYLLSGSYDLLVQVEGPSLQQVSLFVSEKLATIKNVQSTVTHFLLKKYKEDGDVLVDQAESKRLPLSL from the coding sequence ATGCGCCCCTACAAGACCGACGAGACCGGCGAGGCGATACTCGAAATCCTCGCCAAGGACGCGAAAACGACGCCGGAGGACATCGCGCGGCAGCTCGACACGACGCCCGCGAAGGTCCGGAAGTATATCGCCCAGTTCGAGAAGGACAAGATCATTCTCCGGTACAAGGCGCACGTCAACTGGATGCGGGTGCGCAACCTCGACGTGCGCGCCCTCATCGAGGTCAAGGTGATCCCCGAGCGCGGGGTGGGGTTCGACGCGGTCGCCGAGGCGATCTACAAATTTCCCGAGGTCTCGGCGGTGTATCTTCTCTCGGGAAGCTACGACCTGCTGGTCCAGGTGGAGGGGCCCAGCCTGCAGCAGGTTTCGCTCTTCGTGTCCGAGAAGCTCGCCACGATCAAAAATGTACAGTCCACCGTGACGCATTTTCTATTGAAGAAATACAAGGAAGACGGCGACGTGCTCGTGGACCAGGCCGAATCGAAGCGCCTTCCGCTCAGCCTGTGA